Below is a genomic region from Pleuronectes platessa chromosome 2, fPlePla1.1, whole genome shotgun sequence.
ctcaaatacaataaaatctacTGATGGCAAGAAAATATACTTCCCATAATTCACAACCACAAAGTATTTTCTGTGctacaacatttttaaatcagatcTTTTGTATATTATAATGATGTGATGATAACGATTTGATGAGTACAAAATGTACTTGTAAATCAATTACTAGCAATACAAATAATAGCATGACTGATCTGCCAGCCTCGGGCTTACAGGTGCTCTGCTCCGCCGAGTCCTCATGCCATGCTTGctgtgctcctcttcctccttgacAGGTTTAAACATGAATGACTCGCTGGCAGACTTCGCTGCTGGCGGCAGACATCCGTGCTTGTTTTCATATGAACGACAGGTCGTGCACAGCAGAGGGTTATTATCTTTTCCCCCTTGGTGCCCATCTTTAGAACCTGTTGGAGAAAAGTGACTTTAGGTGTAAGTTTCACAAACTGTCGAAGGGAATTTCACTGTCAAACACTAGTATTACATCATATAAATCGCACACACCCCAATCTGGTGAATCACAAATACAGACTTGTACTCACTTGTTGCACCACAGTGGCTGCAGGTCTTAATGTCCTGTTCACTGTCTTCACTATCAAGATCGTCCTCGCTGGCAGAACTCACATCCACTGCAGAAGAAGAGATCAACTTGGTTTCCAATGCATCTCCTGATCACACAAATATGTCTTCAATAAGCAGCAACATAATTCCTTCAAACTTTAAGAAGTGCTCACCTGAATAATTTCGAGATTGGGTGTTGACCGAAGCTGCGGCAGAGCGAGTCTTCGCCTTGCGGGAGGACGGCTGCCGGCGCTGCTGTCGATAAGCTCTTGTTCCTGCAGCCTCGGGAGTTTTCTTCCAGTGGTAATAGAAAGTGATCAGCTCTCCCTGATGATAACAACCACAGACTTTTAGGAATAATAGGATTTATGCTTCTGACCAAGAGTAAGGTGACCATGAAACACAGCATGTATTAAAAACTGGACTGCTTGCACGTGTTTTACTTACAGTCTTTTTGCTGGGTAGGTAGTCTTTCCTGATGCGGAAGAAATTCTTTCCATACTGTCTCAGGCCCTTAATGAAATGTTTCTGTAGAGAGGGACGGGAGGGAGAGGTGTGGGTATGAATAAATGATAGAACActtcaaatcaaaagaaaaacctCCGGtacagatacagtgccttgcataagtattcaccccctttggacttttctacattttgtcatggtataaccacagattaaaatttatttcatcgtgagtttatgtaatggaccaacacaaaatagtgcatcatttggaagtggggggaaatattacatggatttcacaattatttacaaataaaaatctgaaaagtgttgagtgcatatgtattcaccccctttactgtgaaacccctaacaaagatctggtgcgaccaattgcattcacaagtcacatttgcaagtcacataattagtaaatagggtccacctgtctgcaatttaatctcagtataaatacacctgttctgtgacagactcagagtttgttggagatcattactgaacaaacagcatcatgaagaccaaggagctcaccaaacaggtcagggataaagttgtggagaaatatgaagcagggttaggttataaaaaaatatccagagctttgaacatctctctgagcaccataaaatccatcataagaaaatggaaagaatatggcacaaccgcaaacctaccaagaggaggccgtccacccaaactgaagagtcggacaaggagaaaattaatcagagaagcaaccaggaggcccatggttactctggaggagttgcagagatccacagctgaggtgggagaatctgtccacaggacaactattagtcgtctactccaccaatctggcctttatggaagagtggcaagaagaaagccattgttgaaagggatccataaaaaatcccgtttggagtttgccagaagccatgtgggagacacagcaaacatgtggaagaaggtgctctggtcagatgagaccaacattgaactttttggcctcaatgcaaaacgctatgtgtggcgaaaacccaacactgcccatcaccctgagcacaccatcccaacagtgaaacatggtggtggtagcatcatgctgtggggatgcttctcttcagcaggtacagggaaactggtcagaatagagggaaagatggatggagccaaatacagggaaatccttgaagaaaatctgatgcagtctgcaaaagacttgagactggggcggaggttcatcttccagcaggacaatgaccctaaacatacagccagagctacaaaggaatggtttggattaaagaatgttaatgtcttaaaatggcccagtcaaagcccagacctcaatccaatagagaatctatggcaagacttgaagattgcggttcacagacggtctccatccaatctgactgagcttcatcttttttgccaagaagaatggacaaacctttccatctctagatgtgcaaagctggtagagacataccccaaaagacttgcagctgtgattgcagcgaaagggggttctaccaagtattgacacaggggggtgaatacttatgcacccaacagatgtcaacttttttgttctcattattgtttgtgtcacaataaaatttattttgcacctccaaagtactatgcatgttttgttgatcaaacgggaaaaagtttatttaagtctatttgaattccagttagtaacagtacataatgggaaaaagtccaaggggggtgaatacttatgcaaggcactgtaacatCCAATGACAGGTACGtttaaaatacacaacacagcTTCCCACCTATTTGATCTTCCTGCACAAACTTTGTTTAGGACAAACAAACTATCAGCATTGACCTTCAGGGCTGTGTTACAAGCAAAAAGGCGTCTCACCACATCTTCTTCCGACCAGCACTTCTCTATGAGCCTTGGCAGAGGCTTCTTCACCAGACGCTGGAGAGCCTTTGCAGCATCGTAGTGACTTGCATGGAGCTAGAATTGAGAGAAACAAACGGTCGTCTTTATTAATTTTCCGGGATCATATTGTTGTTGTAGAAACGGAAAGGAAAATTAGGTTCAACCCAATTCAATTCTCACCATGTTGAGAGCGTTGAGTGTGGTATCATCGCGGGAGGCTGCTAAACATCCGTCCTCTGTGGATCCACCGTCACACATCCCTGCAAATGCTGCCATGCTCctagagaaataaacaaaaacacacttctGAATTTGACATATTCCTGAGTGTACTACCAGGAAGAGATTGTGAAATGATTAATAACACGTCTTGGTTTCTCCTGCAGAGAACTACCTGTCAGAGCCATGTTTATATTAATCCCTTGACCCAGTTAGAAACAGGTTTGTCCCTAAAGTGGCGGTTACGAAATCAGGTCAACATAGAAACACATGTTATATGACATTGTGTTTATATGACTTAAAAGTACTGTGGCTGAGACAGGAGCTAAACCACACAGACATTCACGTGGTCAGACCAAAGCTGGTATTGTTTTGCATGTACTTCCCCATTTGGAACATTGTTTCTGACAAGCGTGTCAAAAGGCGACTCTATAATCCTGTTTGTTGGGGCTGTTCAGTCTTGTCATAACAAAAGTACTGGTGTAGCATGCAGTCTTTGTCAATAGCATCAATGTATGTCTTTACATTTAGAGCAGTGCAGTAAAAACAGCAGTTACATAACATCATAACAAGGGCAATAATTTAGTGCCAGTCACTTCAAAGCCTAAACACTGACCTCGCCGCTCTGAGGTACATGAGGAGGTCACAGTCGTTGACCCCTGGCGTCCACATGAGCTCCTCGCCGTCAGTCGGCGTCGGCAGACCCGGAGCGGGCCGCGGCTGCAGCTCTGGAAGCttggcctgagaggaggaggacacgggAGCTCGTAAACATTTACACTCCCTCAGTGGAACGCAACTGTGCTCGCCGTTTACATTTACTGCGAGTTTAACAAGGTGCAATTACGCTGCAAAAGTCCCAGTGCTTATCTCACAAAACCCAACTGCATCCACCTCAGAGTCTACTAAACCATTTTGCCACAAATCTTCTCACATTTTGTGCACGAAacaaataattgtttatttaagGAAATGATCTGCAGATGAACCGATAATGAAAATAACAGATATTTGCCGAACAACATtgaacagacaggtcaacaatGGGTTAGCGTATCTCTTCATGGAATTTAACCACAAGTTTAGAAGTATGAATAGGACTGAGCGATATGATCAAAgttatatcaaaataaaaactttcaTGTCAGTCAAGTTTGATAATTAGCATGATCAATGTCccaattttattcattttaagtttaaagactgatttTCATTGTGATGGTTTTTTTTCCGAAGTACACAAGACTTCTGTGACATTGctataataacaatgataatcTTTTATTACCCGACACCTTTTCTATGAATCAATAATGAATCTGACTTGTGTAAAGTATTCCAAAGACATTTCAACTATGACGTGAATATTTCAGCTCTCACAGAGATTCAGAAATCAGAGACACTGTATTGATCCCTGCTGGTTACGGAGTTTACCTGATGACTGGAACCCACTCTTATCTCGCCCTGTGTGCTGTTCAGGCTCCTGCAATAGAAATAAATAGGAATTATTAAACGTCGGTGTGCTTTGGCATCATGCATCTGCACGGTGTTCACAGTCCAGACGGAGTAGAGCCAGGGGTGTTCCCACTGCTCGCGTCTGTCTGCTGCACACTGCCTGTCAATAACGGGGTAATTATCGCTGTCCGGTCTGTGGATAATCGATACGTGTTGTGGGAGCAGCCACCCGCACAACCACATCCCGCCCCCTGCACGCCCCTGGGCCAATCCCCGCTCGGACCCGCGACGTTTCCTTATATTACACGAAGGAAATCCGACGCTCGCACACCGTCAATCAATCATAGATGAGCTGCAAATGTTCATGGTCTCCATTACGCGAGCGGCGTGAGCTCCTCCGGGGACCTGGCATGTTGACAGCGGGTGTGTGACACGACCCGGAGCCAAAGGCGTGCAATCAATAACACGCAACGATGCTAGCATGCACACAACATgtcgctgacacacacacacacacacacacacgagaaacAATCACAGACGAGTACATGGTATTTAACGATGCGGGCGGACCATCTGCTGCACGGGCGCGGGTCAAAGCTGCAGTTTTACGCAGAAATGTGCGTTGGCTTCGTCAAATGCACCGTAAACCCGTGTTTCCGAGGGGAGCGGCTAGATGCTAACCACACATTACGCCGTTATTTGGCTAGCTCGTTAGCCGGACTCGAACTTCGTGACCGCTGACACTCGGCTTCTCACGCACACATTCCTCAGAGTAACGCTGCGAAAACAGCAACACGCACATTTCACATTCACAAGCAGCCGACGGGTGTGTGTAAAAGCAGGCGGCGAGCAGGCGACTTTACCTCCGCGGGCTGAACAGGTCGTCCATGTCGATGGCGGTCGGACTGTGGCTTGTTGACACTACGCGGCGCAGCGGgcgatacacacacaaactgtgcgAATCCCCGATTACATGGCTATTCAAAATGGAGGCGGCGTAGTGGAGGGAGTcggtgtagttttttttttttttttttcctcctcttccagtgCGATGACCTCAGCAGCCACAGCTCGAGCCTTCAAAGTTGTCTGGGTGCAACTGAGCATGTGCCGCGGATCACAGGCTCCGGGATCTGCCGCTGAGGCCGCCGCTGACTCCCCGCTGACGGGCCCCGGCTCCGGgctcagaggtggaggaggctgcGCTCACCGCCGCTGCTGGTGCTCAGCCTCCATGAAGCCTACATCAATGTGTTTGTGGGTCTGTGCTTCATCAACAGCGTCATTATGTAAGACATGACACCGCTTCACCACCGACACCAGCCCCCACCTCAGTGTCTGTGGCCAGGGCGGTGCAGGAAATAACACATCCAGGGAAGAAACTACAAGATCACATTGGTTTTGCAGCCAGATGCTGTGATTTATCAGAAACAACGAGGAGCTCAACGAggcaataataattatttagaATGAACAATACATGCAACTGAAGCCTTTTTACAATACTAATATATTTCATGCTGTGATTTATCAGACACAACAAGGAGCTTAACATAATAGGAATAATACAGAATTATGTTGACAATATCTCAAAAGCAAAAAGTCTGAATTAACAGATCTCAAGGTAGATAAACATGATGGTGCAACTAAATGCTTACATTATTAtcactactactaataatattaCTAATAATGTTTACGTTATCTCAAAGCAAAAAGTCTGTATTAACAGATCTTAAATGAAGGCGTATAACAATAATACCTTAACatgataaattaaatgtttacaaTATCTCAATAAATATGGGGCTGCAACTTAAAGCTTACATTAATAATTATGGTAGTAATTATGATAATACAGAATATCAGATGATAAAGCAGGAACAACAAGCTTAACCATAATATAATTAATTAGATTAAAAattgtttatgtattttcatCTCCACATGAACAAAAAGTGTGACTTATTGTATAATCATTCTTATACATTATATCATATCCTGgttaaaaatgttttctgtgttattgtatataatatatatggattcatttacaTTCTGCAAAGTTTATCTTGCAATTGCAGTCACAAAAAGAGACAAATACTAAATAAACAAGTAATATGTCGTTAAACTCTAAGTGTGGTTTTAGAGTTGTACCAAGACAACATTTTTATCAATCAATCTGCCTGATAACCAGGTTTAAATCACAtcaatataaaatacatttactaCCACTAcaccaaaacaacaaatataaaaacatcacaACAGATTATTTCtggaagaaaacatttttattaaccGTTTCTCCAAGTGCAGCTTTTGTCATCACAATTAGTTAGTGCTGTTATTTGATATTTATCAAGTTACAATCAGATAATTGGTTTTATtccacattaaaaaaagaaaaaatacagtgaaagagtGTAAAGTGTCACAAGTTACTGAAGTTTGTTCTGTCTATAAACCACAGTCAGCACATGAATGGGTCTACATTAGTTACTATTGTACTATATTAATCAAGATTCAATGtgttttgcttgtgtgtttgtgtgtgaatccaTTTGTGTGTGAAGTAAATGCTTCATCCATTTACAATGGGTTTCTGAAGTTTTTTCCAGCAAATTTAGCCTTGTCTCCCAACTCCTCTTCAattctaaagaaaaaaaaatccaaagttAGTTTCCTCTCACATATTTACCcgataactttttttttctttttaaaaagaatGCTATTTCCCAGGGCAATTATTCATGTTGATTTAATAAtcttttaaataaacttaaGTCCCAACTCTGTCATTACTGAAGTTCACCAAAGCTGAGAGCTAAGTACATGAAATCACATGATAATGATAAATATTAATGCACCAactaaaacagaagaaacaataaatatgctcaaatatataatagatatatttgaatatttaatcaTACAGCACAAGTAGTTGCAATTTAGAAGAACTGAGATTTTTATTTCACACACTACACAATGCTAGAGgcaagtttaattaaaaaaaattaaacaattgTGATAAAACTCCTCAGTTTGTGAAAGAATGACTTACCTAAGAATCTGGTTGTATTTGGCCAAACGCTCAGAGCGACAAGGTGCCCCAGTCTTGATCTGTGAAGattatatcaaattatttaaagttattttatatgtccatattataatatttatgtCACAAAAGTATGTTGCATTTAAGCCATTTCTGCTAGTGGTCTTTAATTTATGCAGACGAAAAAGTATTCTTGCTATTTTATaagattcaaattcaactaTTATCAATGAGGTACAGCCCCAAAAATTACCAGACAACCGACTCTACAGTTATCTAcaatcattttaacaaaaactGAACCTTCATGATGGCAGAATTGATTTCGATATGAGGCATAAAAAATGCAATGATCCCAAAAGATACAGTCTTACAACAAATTTGAACACACCTGTCCAGTGCAAAGGCCGACCACCAAATCTGCGATGAAGGTGTCCTCAGTTTCGCCAGAGCGATGGCTGACCATCACTCCCCAGCCGTTCTCCTGCGCCATCTTACAGCTGTGGGGACCAAAGAGATTACCGAGTCACTTCAATTCATAAATGATCTGATAATCCtaataatctgatttaaaagcCACTTCGTTTCACTTTCTTATGCTGCCTACTACAGTCAGATTTTATGCTGATTTCTCAAACCTGGAAGAAACATCAAGAAACACCTGACTCAGAGAGACCAtaaaataaattggagaaatcAGAGGTCTGAAACAAAAGGTAGCACACTACAGGGTGGCCTAGATCTTCGGATTCTTCTGGCCTACATACAAGTACAACCTCTGTGACTGTCTGAAATCTTGACTTACGCTTTCATCGACTCGGTGACTGTGCCGATCTGATTGACTTTGAGCAGCAGGCAGTTGCAGGATTTCTCCTCCACAGCCTTGCTGATGCGACTGGGGTTGGTAACAGTCAGATCGTCTCCAACAACCTGGATGTCCGTGCTCCCAGTGAAGTTGGACCAGGCAGCCCAGTCGTCCTGGTCAAAGGGATCCTCAATGGAAACCACTGTAAGGGAGGAAAATATGCAGACATTCCTCATTTCCTGGACAAGTGATGATCAGTAAAGCTTAAACTGAAACTCATCAAGCTGTTCCATTAAAAGTCAAAACCCCAAAAGGACACTTCTTAATAATTAAAGGTTTTTATGAAAgtacaaaagaaaagacaattttTTACCGCAACTTGAGTTGTATTATATTCATCATTTCAATCAGTTATGAAAACACAAGGGCCTCAGTAGCCTGATGTCTAAGGAGCAAACTAAATGCATTGTCCAAGACATGATTCCTGGCCATGGAGTTTGACTAACCTGAAGGATAATCATAAGACTACATGTGTTACCTGTCTGTGTGACTGTCGGAAGTGAGAGCGTACATTATTATTAGTGATAGGAATGATTGACAGAACATGAAAATAAGACCAAAGATATAATAAATCAGTAATATGCTTAAATTCTAAGAGGGATCATGGACCTCACCATTTGATCATTGTTCAACATTGTTGACAACCAGACAGAAAtacctctgtgtttgttgtcatAAACAGTCATTTGACTTTAAGATCCTGTTGAAATCCACAATTGTTTGTGACGGATCAATCATTGGGATTCAGTGAACAAATTTGTTTAAAGTGCTTTGTATTTTCCTTACTTCATAAATTAGACAccgaaacgtttttttttttccttcgaATAGTTTTCCTTGATCTTTTTCTGTCCAATTCAAAACCTGCTCGACAGCTGAAGATGTGATTTATATTATTTGCTTGAAAGtcaaaatagtattaaaaaacaagaaaagaaggACTGTGATGTTCTCGACTGCTTTATAAGGATGAAACAGATATTTGTTGGTGCAAACAAGCATTGACAATATCACACAATCAACTGGCCCCTTAGGGAGTGAGCAGATGAGAGATGGCAAAGGTATCCCATATATTTACAGCACAGCCAGATCATCAACCTTCATGCGACAATGCTGGTGTGtacattattattactttgtgtttgtgctctcCGGGTGTTGaataatatgtaaaaaaagaaagcgTCAGAAGGTTACCTGGATAATCCTTCACAAAGCTCTTGTAGAGATCAGCCAGCTCGTCAGGAGTGATGTAACGGCTTGGGTCATCGGGAGACTTGAAGTCCAGGTCGTATTTTCCATCCCGGTAGAATTCAGATGCTGCCACATCCATACCAATCACAACCTTATCTGTGTATCCTGCTTTGGCAATGGCCTCCTTCACCAACTCCAGTGCTACAGGTTTAAACAACAGATAAGTTGCAGAGTATTATTTATAGCCTAAAGATTTGCATGAAGCACCCCAGAATACAGTCCAGTACAGATACACGAATAAGACTGTCTATACAATCTCTGGCTAGACCAGAAAAATAGCAACCACGGAAAAAACTGAAACGCAGTCAAATTCAACAATCGTTTTTAATGGATTACCATTAAACTGGGTGGCAGGATGTAGTATGGGTGAGGGAAGAAGCCATTAAATTTTGGTGTCGATCCAGACTAAGGGGCAGATCCGGGAacttccccccacccccccacccaagGAGATTTtgcgtttttcaacatttatgtTGTGATCATAACAAGGGAAATCCTAGAGTGTAATAAATAGACAAGTAGCTACAATATTTACCTTCCTTGTTTTCCAAGATGTTTGGGGCAAAACCACCTTCATCGCCAACATTGGTGGCATCCTGTCCATATTTCTTCTTGATGACATTTTTTAGATTGTGGTAGACCTCGGCTCCAATGCGCATGGCTTCTTTGAAGGTGCTCGCACCAACGGGCAGGATCATGAATTCCTGCATGGCCAGCTTGTTTCCTGCATGGGAGCCTCCGTTGATCACATTGAAGgcctggtggaggtggagaggggaaGATGAGTTACGTCACATTAAAATGGTAGGTTAATGACTAATAACAGAAAAGGAGCATTTCTGTCGTTGCACAGATCCTCACCGGCACAGGCAGGATAACCTCAGGGTTTCCTGCGAGGTCAGCAATGTGACGATACAGGGGGACCCCTTTCTCTGCTGCACCAGCTTTGCAAACAGCCAGAGACACACCCAGGATCGCATTGGCTCCAAACTTGGCTGTAAAGAAAGAATATAATTCACTTTTAGCCCGTGCACAGTATTTAAATTTATCAGAAACATCTTAGATCCCAGCACAGTACACTTCGTTGGAAAAACAACTTCATAATGCAGCAAAATAGCCAAACTAATACTGCATATACTCCGTGTAACAGTAAACCTCCCGTTGTACTGATTTGAGCAGCATTCAAACATGGTTACAACTGTTACTCTTTTACTCACATCATTAAAACAGCATGAATTAGCTAGTTTTGTGGTAACATGCTGTATTTAGAGTTCATTAATTAATTACCTGAATCTGTTCTTTTAGTGTTACTGAGATTTAATTTCGTGAAACTTCCAGTAATATTGGCTTTGCAGCCATTTTGCTACAGAATTGTTGGTCCCTGCTGTCATTCTTCTCAACAAGTCAAAAACAGTTGTTGAAATGGTTATGGAATAAAAGGACAAGGCTGTGTGATGATTGTCACTTACATTTGTTATCGGTTCCGTCCATGTCAATCATCACCTGGTCAATCTTCTCCTGCTCAACCACAGATACCTtctgaggagaggggagagaacaagttatttaaaaataaaaatataaaactacaTTTATAAAGTTAAGAGAAGGAGAATTATTTTCTTACTTGACCGACAAGTGCAGGTGCAAGGGCTGAGTTTATGTTTTCTACAGCCTTTGAGACGCCTATGACAGacagattataataattatttcaGAACATGTGTAAATCATGAGAGGCAATATTGACGCAATGTATTAAGCAACACATGCAGCTCTGTAATGCATTTGTTGAAACATTGTGAACCATGCAACACGATAGATGCTTTTTTTGTAATTGCTTTTTCATGAATGTAattcaacatgttttatttaaaagacaaTCAGCCACAGGCTTAACATACATACTGGGGTTGAGGGCATGCTTAAACAATCCAACATGCGATTCTTATCTAATCAATTCCCAAAAGCATTCAATGATCAGGTTAATTAAATGACAGAAATTGATTATTTTCCTGTCAAATGCACAAATTTGAGTTTTTAATTAAAGATAGGCGACAGAAACTCACTAACCCCTTCATATCTGccaaagaaggaaagagagaaagtaaaGATGACAGATATAGATGGAAAACAtgcacaatatatattttttccaataAATGAAACTCTGGGTAGTAATTCAATCTAGTGGTACAACTCGGTCAACATGAAAACCTATAGCTGACcttcaaataattattttctcttAAGAAGATAGAAGAAGGATTATGCACAAACCTTTCCCAAGGTAGCGAGACTTGTCATTGTCCCGGAGCTCCAAGGCTTCGTAGATTCCAGTTGATGCTCCACTTGGTACAGCCGCCCTAAACAAGCCTGAGAGATGCACATTAGATATTAAAATCATCAAAGAAACGTTGTTAAACAAGCAATCATATGATATGAACAACTGAAAGTAGAATTGCACTGTtcatatgccagattttttgcAGGAATATCTGAGAAACTTTATCAAAAAAGGCCCCTTAACATCTCTACATTTTATCATACATACATCTTCAGAGCCACAATAATGTCTCAACATTACCAGCATTTCAGACCAAATCACAGCCTTCATTTGCCACAACTCCCCCTCCCTTCGTGTTATAGTgaaaacaccacaaacacaactgaataAAGTTGCCCAGTACACAGGAGAgccaaaaaaactaaacctaaTCCAGCTAGCTGCCGTGCAGAATGGTTAAGTGGATCTATCACGTCTAATCTGTGGGTGGGTGCTCCTGTCAATTTTTCGAGACTCTTTCCTTAAACTTTATTTTGGGTCAACTCTCATTCTCGCAGTCTCAAGTTCAGTAGACTCAGTGGGCCTGTGTGGCTAGTATCATTAGTTTAGCAGTGAGTTGCCCATAGACACGTAGAAAGTATCAAATTTAAGTTAATTTCTAGTTTGACAGCATCATGGTGGGCAGGTGACCGGTGCATTTATCTGCTTCAAACAAGTAGCAGCAAAATGGATGAAAATGTAGGTGTCCACACGAGTTTCATGTTTATATCATCTTACAATCTCACATTTGTAAAGCTGGAGGGCCAACGATTAACAGGGAGGGACTCACATGCACtaacttgcacacacacatttgaacaaAGAACTTCAGATCACACCACACATAGGTTTgacttttcctctctgtttaaaAGCATTTCTCCACAATATCTTATCAAcgaaaatattaattttatttaaaatatttaaaatatctttaagaaaagagaaaatttcATGAAGCACAAAACCATTTAATATGTTCTTTCCTGGCCCACACCCAATCCCTACACCAGGTTTGGTACAAATCTGTTCAGCACTTGAGTTTAATCTcgaagacaaataaac
It encodes:
- the eno1b gene encoding enolase 1b, (alpha) isoform X2, with the translated sequence MSIVKIHAREIFDSRGNPTVEVDLYTDKGLFRAAVPSGASTGIYEALELRDNDKSRYLGKGVSKAVENINSALAPALVGQVSVVEQEKIDQVMIDMDGTDNKSKFGANAILGVSLAVCKAGAAEKGVPLYRHIADLAGNPEVILPVPAFNVINGGSHAGNKLAMQEFMILPVGASTFKEAMRIGAEVYHNLKNVIKKKYGQDATNVGDEGGFAPNILENKEALELVKEAIAKAGYTDKVVIGMDVAASEFYRDGKYDLDFKSPDDPSRYITPDELADLYKSFVKDYPVVSIEDPFDQDDWAAWSNFTGSTDIQVVGDDLTVTNPSRISKAVEEKSCNCLLLKVNQIGTVTESMKACKMAQENGWGVMVSHRSGETEDTFIADLVVGLCTGQIKTGAPCRSERLAKYNQILRIEEELGDKAKFAGKNFRNPL
- the eno1b gene encoding enolase 1b, (alpha) isoform X1 encodes the protein MSIVKIHAREIFDSRGNPTVEVDLYTDKGLFRAAVPSGASTGIYEALELRDNDKSRYLGKGVSKAVENINSALAPALVGQKVSVVEQEKIDQVMIDMDGTDNKSKFGANAILGVSLAVCKAGAAEKGVPLYRHIADLAGNPEVILPVPAFNVINGGSHAGNKLAMQEFMILPVGASTFKEAMRIGAEVYHNLKNVIKKKYGQDATNVGDEGGFAPNILENKEALELVKEAIAKAGYTDKVVIGMDVAASEFYRDGKYDLDFKSPDDPSRYITPDELADLYKSFVKDYPVVSIEDPFDQDDWAAWSNFTGSTDIQVVGDDLTVTNPSRISKAVEEKSCNCLLLKVNQIGTVTESMKACKMAQENGWGVMVSHRSGETEDTFIADLVVGLCTGQIKTGAPCRSERLAKYNQILRIEEELGDKAKFAGKNFRNPL